A genome region from Rhodanobacter thiooxydans includes the following:
- a CDS encoding gamma carbonic anhydrase family protein, giving the protein MNPLRSFKGIVPRLGQRVHVDPAASVIGDVVLGDDASIWPGAVLRGDVNHIRVGAKTSIQDGAIVHVAHAGPYGPGYPCLIGEGVTVGHAAVVHACTIGDYCLIGMHASVLDGAVVMKHGFVGAGALVPPGKVVGEGELWLGNPARFVRRLGEREIEQLHYSADHYVRLKDAYLASA; this is encoded by the coding sequence ATGAATCCTCTGCGCAGTTTCAAGGGCATCGTGCCCCGCCTCGGCCAGCGCGTCCACGTCGACCCCGCCGCCAGCGTGATCGGCGACGTGGTGCTGGGCGACGATGCCTCGATCTGGCCCGGCGCGGTGCTGCGCGGCGACGTCAACCATATCCGCGTCGGCGCGAAGACCAGCATCCAGGACGGCGCCATCGTGCACGTCGCCCACGCCGGCCCATACGGGCCCGGCTACCCGTGCCTGATCGGCGAGGGCGTCACCGTCGGCCACGCCGCGGTGGTGCACGCCTGCACGATCGGCGACTACTGCCTGATCGGCATGCACGCCAGCGTGCTGGACGGCGCGGTGGTGATGAAGCACGGCTTCGTCGGTGCCGGTGCGCTGGTGCCGCCGGGCAAGGTGGTCGGCGAGGGCGAGCTGTGGCTGGGCAACCCGGCGAGGTTCGTGCGCCGGCTCGGCGAGCGCGAGATCGAGCAGCTGCACTACTCGGCCGACCACTACGTGCGGCTGAAGGACGCCTACCTGGCGTCCGCCTGA
- the idi gene encoding isopentenyl-diphosphate Delta-isomerase, with translation MADASLRHPTVSSEAEQLILVDADDRTVGYASKAAAHDGRGQRHRAFSLFIFNGHGELLLQQRSRGKRLWPGYWANSCCSHPRRGESMEQATERRLQQELGMRCPLRYLFKFEYQADYRGLGAEHELCWVYAGTCTQPVRANATEVEAWRFVAPAALDREIARDPERFTPWLKLEWAQLRRDPALSACLSPPAGG, from the coding sequence TTGGCTGACGCGTCGCTACGCCACCCCACGGTCTCCTCCGAAGCCGAGCAGCTGATCCTGGTCGACGCCGACGATCGCACGGTCGGCTACGCCAGCAAGGCGGCCGCCCACGATGGTCGCGGCCAGCGCCATCGCGCCTTCTCGCTGTTCATCTTCAACGGGCACGGCGAGCTGCTGTTGCAGCAGCGCAGCCGCGGCAAACGACTGTGGCCCGGTTACTGGGCCAACAGCTGCTGCAGCCACCCGCGCCGGGGCGAAAGCATGGAGCAGGCCACCGAACGGCGCCTGCAGCAGGAGTTGGGCATGCGCTGTCCGCTGCGCTACCTGTTCAAGTTCGAATACCAGGCCGATTACCGCGGGCTCGGCGCCGAACATGAATTGTGCTGGGTCTACGCCGGCACCTGCACGCAGCCGGTGCGCGCCAATGCCACGGAGGTCGAGGCCTGGCGCTTCGTGGCGCCGGCCGCACTCGATCGCGAGATCGCCCGCGACCCGGAGCGCTTCACGCCGTGGCTGAAGCTCGAATGGGCGCAACTGCGCCGCGATCCGGCGCTGTCGGCCTGCCTCAGCCCCCCAGCGGGTGGCTGA
- the mvaD gene encoding diphosphomevalonate decarboxylase, with the protein MAATAQAQPNIALVKYWGKRDTSLNLPATGSLSVTLDALWTRTRVEFDASLRHDELRLNGVEDPATLARASACLDLLRRRAGTAQRARIDTRNNFPTAAGLASSASGFAALVVAADAALGLALDRQTLSLLARQGSGSAARSLFGGFVSMAAGQRADGADAVAQPLLDAAAWPLAVVVAVTSDRRKHVGSGTGMERSRRTSPFYPAWVDGAAADLAAAQRAVQARDFAALAELSEHNCLKMHAVMQSSRPPLLYWNGATVDCMQRIRALREDAGEQVFFTVDAGAQVKAICTPDAAPRVAAALAELPGVTQLLSSRLGEGARRLDDSEAP; encoded by the coding sequence ATGGCCGCCACCGCGCAAGCACAACCGAACATTGCCCTGGTCAAATACTGGGGCAAACGCGACACGAGCTTGAACCTGCCGGCCACCGGCTCCTTGTCGGTCACCCTGGACGCGCTGTGGACGCGCACCCGGGTCGAGTTCGATGCGTCGCTGCGGCATGACGAGCTGCGCCTGAACGGGGTGGAAGACCCGGCAACGCTGGCCCGGGCCAGCGCCTGCCTGGATCTGCTGCGGCGGCGCGCCGGCACCGCGCAGCGCGCGCGGATCGACACGCGCAACAATTTTCCCACCGCGGCGGGACTGGCTTCCTCTGCATCCGGCTTCGCGGCGCTGGTGGTGGCGGCCGATGCCGCACTCGGCCTCGCGCTGGACCGCCAGACTCTGTCCTTGCTGGCCCGGCAGGGCTCGGGTTCGGCGGCGCGCTCGCTGTTCGGCGGGTTCGTCAGCATGGCCGCCGGCCAGCGCGCCGACGGCGCGGACGCGGTCGCGCAACCCCTGCTCGACGCCGCCGCATGGCCGCTGGCGGTGGTCGTCGCGGTGACCTCGGATCGCCGCAAGCACGTCGGCTCGGGCACCGGCATGGAGCGCAGCCGCCGCACGTCGCCGTTCTACCCGGCGTGGGTGGACGGCGCGGCGGCGGACCTGGCGGCCGCGCAGCGCGCGGTACAGGCGCGCGACTTCGCCGCGCTGGCCGAGCTGAGCGAGCACAACTGCCTGAAGATGCATGCGGTGATGCAGTCCAGCCGGCCGCCGCTGCTGTACTGGAACGGCGCCACCGTCGACTGCATGCAGCGCATTCGCGCCTTGCGCGAGGACGCGGGCGAGCAGGTCTTCTTCACGGTCGATGCCGGCGCCCAGGTGAAGGCGATCTGCACGCCGGACGCGGCGCCCCGGGTCGCCGCCGCGCTGGCCGAGCTGCCCGGCGTCACACAACTGCTGAGCAGCCGGCTGGGCGAAGGTGCACGGCGGCTCGACGACAGCGAGGCGCCCTGA
- the aroE gene encoding shikimate dehydrogenase, which translates to MPATQFAVFGHPIGHSLSPPIHQTFAQQFGIELAYRAIDVEPAGFAAALRAFFADGGRGANVTLPHKAAAFALADERSAAATRAGSANVLTPLADGRLAAHNTDGDGLVRDLAERHEVDLRGHTALLLGAGGAAHGVAWSLLDAGVATLTIVNRSPGAADMLADAIGDPARAHTRYWEDLASIGSYDLIVNATSAGVLGVALQLPFSLIGARALCYDLSYGPAAASFLTWAKTAGARHAFDGLGMLVETAADAFELWHGQRPDTEPVYQSLRQQGA; encoded by the coding sequence ATGCCAGCCACCCAGTTCGCCGTGTTCGGCCATCCGATTGGTCACTCGCTGTCGCCGCCGATCCACCAGACATTCGCGCAGCAGTTCGGCATCGAGCTTGCGTACCGCGCGATCGACGTGGAACCGGCCGGGTTTGCCGCGGCGCTGCGAGCGTTCTTCGCCGACGGCGGCCGCGGCGCCAACGTCACCCTGCCGCACAAGGCCGCCGCCTTCGCGCTGGCGGACGAGCGCAGCGCGGCAGCCACCCGCGCCGGCAGCGCCAACGTGCTGACTCCGCTGGCCGACGGCCGGCTGGCCGCACACAACACCGATGGCGATGGCCTGGTGCGCGACCTCGCCGAGCGTCACGAGGTGGACCTGCGCGGCCACACTGCGCTGCTGCTGGGCGCCGGCGGCGCCGCGCATGGCGTGGCGTGGAGCCTGCTGGACGCCGGGGTGGCGACGCTGACCATCGTCAACCGCTCGCCGGGGGCGGCCGACATGCTGGCCGACGCGATCGGCGATCCGGCGCGGGCGCACACGCGCTACTGGGAAGACCTGGCCAGCATCGGCAGCTACGACCTGATCGTCAACGCCACCTCGGCCGGCGTGCTCGGTGTGGCGCTGCAGCTGCCGTTCTCGCTGATCGGCGCGCGCGCGCTGTGCTATGACCTGTCCTACGGTCCGGCCGCCGCCAGCTTCCTGACCTGGGCGAAAACCGCCGGCGCGCGCCATGCCTTCGACGGCCTCGGCATGCTGGTGGAAACCGCCGCCGACGCGTTCGAGCTGTGGCATGGCCAGCGCCCGGACACCGAGCCGGTGTACCAGTCGCTACGCCAGCAGGGCGCGTGA
- a CDS encoding mevalonate kinase family protein, with translation MRVLASAPGKLVIAGEYAVLEGAPALVLAIDRRARVVLEDTDGSGYEITAPGLGIDAAHGRLDAAGRIIWPALDAAASASLRLVGAILETLGAEDRPPPFRASLDTRAFHAGGDGRRKLGLGSSAALTVALASAIRALGRRAAPSLDTLLAAHRRAQGGHGSGLDVAASLTGGLLLYRLHDGQPRIAPATWPHGLEWCCVWSGRPASTGVFLQRLAAWRAQAPARHAAAMRELGDCATAAAGAASAAALLEAVSACAQALDRLGAASGLDIFSPEHRALATLAARLGVAYKTCGAGGGDIGIALATDAARLQAFRQAASAAGFPVLELRPAVAASVQVH, from the coding sequence ATGCGCGTGCTGGCTTCGGCGCCGGGCAAGCTGGTGATCGCCGGTGAATACGCGGTGCTGGAGGGCGCTCCCGCGCTGGTCCTGGCGATCGATCGCCGGGCACGCGTGGTGCTGGAAGACACCGACGGCAGCGGTTACGAGATCACGGCGCCCGGGCTCGGCATCGATGCCGCGCACGGCCGGCTGGATGCGGCCGGACGGATCATCTGGCCGGCGCTGGATGCGGCGGCGAGCGCATCGCTGCGGCTGGTCGGCGCCATTCTGGAAACGCTCGGTGCGGAGGACCGGCCGCCGCCGTTCCGCGCCAGCCTGGACACCCGCGCGTTCCACGCCGGCGGCGATGGCCGGCGGAAGCTCGGCCTGGGTTCCAGCGCGGCGCTGACGGTGGCGCTGGCCAGTGCGATCCGTGCGCTGGGCCGGCGCGCTGCGCCGTCCCTCGACACGCTGCTCGCGGCGCACCGCCGGGCGCAGGGCGGCCACGGCAGCGGGCTGGACGTCGCCGCCAGCCTGACCGGCGGCCTGCTGCTCTATCGGCTGCACGACGGGCAGCCACGGATCGCGCCGGCGACATGGCCGCACGGACTGGAGTGGTGCTGCGTGTGGTCCGGCCGGCCGGCCTCGACCGGCGTCTTCCTGCAGCGGCTGGCCGCCTGGCGCGCGCAGGCGCCGGCGCGCCACGCCGCGGCGATGCGCGAGCTCGGCGACTGCGCCACGGCGGCCGCCGGTGCGGCCAGCGCCGCCGCGCTGCTCGAGGCGGTGTCCGCTTGCGCCCAGGCGCTGGATCGCCTGGGCGCGGCCAGCGGCCTGGACATTTTCAGCCCCGAGCACCGCGCACTGGCCACGCTGGCAGCGCGCCTGGGGGTTGCCTACAAGACCTGCGGCGCCGGCGGCGGCGACATCGGCATCGCGCTGGCCACCGACGCCGCGCGCCTGCAAGCCTTCCGGCAGGCCGCCAGCGCCGCCGGCTTTCCCGTGCTCGAGCTACGCCCGGCCGTTGCCGCCAGCGTGCAGGTGCACTGA
- a CDS encoding RimK family protein gives MTRLVVVVEKASDWSSYYPSVDVMSAMDYLRTPVGGDDERTHVINLCRSYKYLGTGYYVSLLAEARGHKVMPSVRTVNDLRRRSLYGLDIDDLNAKLTHFLPAGGRDTTDFGTLVYFGGTAYPALQDLARQVFEMFPCPLLRIEFERDRVWQVSSIKPVGLHTLVDTQEDAFAEELDRFSRKLWRKPRARRQYRYDLAMLVDPKEQMPPSNKKALKAFVAAGRELGIEVDPIGKNDYQRLAEYDGLFIRETTASDNHTYRFAHRAEKEGMVVIDDPSSILRCTNKIYLNDLMVSRKLAVPRTEILYRDDSKGMKEVVARLGFPLVLKIPDGSFSRGVVKVEDEEALAHAASGLFQHSALLLAQEYVYTEFDWRIGVLNRQPIYACKYYMSRGHWQIYNHGAKGTAKSGGFETIALKEAPAAVVKLALKATQPIGDGLYGVDLKQVGNRPVVIEVNDNPSIDAGVEDAYLGEELYLRVMREFLRRMERKRQGDTAD, from the coding sequence ATGACCCGTCTGGTCGTCGTTGTCGAAAAAGCTTCGGACTGGAGTTCGTACTACCCGTCGGTCGACGTGATGAGCGCGATGGACTACCTGCGCACGCCGGTCGGCGGCGACGACGAACGCACTCACGTGATCAACCTGTGCCGCAGCTACAAGTACCTGGGCACCGGCTATTACGTCTCGCTGCTGGCCGAGGCGCGCGGGCACAAGGTGATGCCGTCGGTGCGCACGGTGAACGACCTGCGCCGGCGCTCGCTGTACGGCCTGGATATCGACGACCTCAACGCCAAGCTCACCCACTTCCTGCCGGCCGGCGGCCGCGACACCACCGACTTCGGCACCCTGGTCTACTTCGGCGGGACCGCCTATCCGGCGCTGCAGGACCTGGCCCGGCAGGTGTTCGAAATGTTCCCCTGCCCACTGCTGCGCATCGAGTTCGAGCGCGACCGCGTGTGGCAGGTCAGCTCGATCAAGCCGGTCGGCCTGCACACCCTGGTCGACACCCAGGAGGACGCGTTCGCCGAGGAGCTCGACCGCTTCTCGCGCAAGTTGTGGCGCAAGCCGCGCGCGCGACGCCAGTACCGCTACGACCTGGCGATGCTGGTCGACCCGAAGGAGCAGATGCCGCCGTCGAACAAGAAGGCGCTGAAGGCGTTCGTGGCCGCCGGCAGGGAACTCGGCATCGAGGTCGACCCGATCGGCAAGAACGACTACCAGCGGCTGGCTGAATACGACGGCCTGTTCATCCGCGAGACCACCGCGTCCGACAACCACACCTACCGCTTCGCCCACCGCGCCGAGAAGGAAGGCATGGTGGTGATCGACGACCCCAGCTCGATCCTGCGCTGCACCAACAAGATCTACCTCAACGACCTGATGGTCTCGCGCAAGCTGGCGGTCCCTCGTACGGAAATTCTCTACCGCGACGACAGCAAGGGCATGAAGGAAGTGGTGGCCCGGCTCGGCTTCCCGCTGGTGCTGAAGATCCCGGACGGCTCGTTCTCGCGCGGCGTGGTCAAGGTCGAGGACGAGGAGGCGCTGGCGCACGCGGCCAGCGGCCTGTTCCAGCACAGCGCACTGCTGCTGGCGCAGGAATACGTCTACACCGAATTCGACTGGCGCATCGGCGTGCTCAACCGCCAGCCGATCTACGCCTGCAAGTACTACATGTCGCGCGGCCACTGGCAGATCTACAACCACGGCGCCAAGGGCACGGCGAAATCCGGCGGCTTCGAGACCATCGCGCTGAAGGAGGCGCCGGCGGCGGTGGTCAAGCTGGCGCTGAAGGCGACCCAGCCGATCGGCGACGGCCTGTACGGCGTGGACCTGAAGCAGGTCGGCAACCGGCCGGTGGTGATCGAGGTGAACGACAACCCCTCGATCGACGCCGGGGTCGAGGATGCCTACCTCGGCGAGGAGCTGTACCTGCGCGTCATGCGGGAGTTCCTGCGCCGGATGGAGCGCAAGCGCCAGGGCGACACCGCCGACTGA
- a CDS encoding hydroxymethylglutaryl-CoA reductase, degradative encodes MDSLPATGQADSPAATQADDTPRDHATSAPDHPARLPGFHRLAVTERLQLLRSRGLLTQADHRALTSGAQRLEPAQADKMIENVIGVMGLPVGLGLNFLINGKDYVVPLVVEEPSIVAALSAAAKLVRGSGGFTTASTRPLLIGQVQLTGLAHSGKARTALLQRRDEIINLANSLHPNMVARGGGVADVEVLIHAAPDGGPDMVVLHLLVDTCDAMGANLVNTMCEGVAPLAEAITGGKTCLRILSNLTDRALVRASAVIPTHALAGKGHDGGQVRDGIILANDLARVDPYRAATHNKGIMNGVDAVALATGNDWRALEAAVHAYAARGRGYRALTRWSRNAQGDLVGSIELPLKVGTVGGSLQANPMVAINHRLLGSPGARELAEVMAAVGLAQNFSALRALVTDGIQQGHMTLHARSVALAAGATPEMFDQVVERLLADGEIKLWKAQLIVAELGGQAAPGQAARGNRRTGTQEWAAGHGKVILLGEHAVVYGRHAIAAPLPLAIRAHVEDARDGTTLLIPRWGVEQRLQQPARPGSFLQSLTLLLERLGLARRALRIQVVPEMPRAMGLGGSAALAVAVIRALDRHCALGLDDASVCALAFECEKIAHGTPSGIDNTVATHGQALLYRRGEPATIRPLALKQPLPLVIGLSGSESLTARMVARVRQAWLQHPARYERIFDEIDVLTRHALDALEAHDLGELGELMNICQGQLNALQVSSREIEELVQLAREHGAAGAKLTGGGGGGAVIALCPDGGARVARAMRDAGYQALEVSFG; translated from the coding sequence GTGGACTCGTTACCCGCAACCGGGCAGGCCGACTCGCCTGCCGCAACCCAGGCCGACGACACGCCGCGCGATCACGCGACGAGTGCGCCCGACCATCCCGCCCGCCTGCCCGGCTTCCATCGACTGGCGGTGACCGAGCGGCTGCAGCTGCTGCGCAGCCGCGGGCTGCTGACGCAAGCCGACCACCGCGCGCTGACCAGCGGCGCGCAGCGGCTGGAGCCGGCGCAGGCCGACAAGATGATCGAGAACGTCATCGGCGTGATGGGGCTGCCGGTGGGGCTGGGCCTGAACTTCCTGATCAACGGCAAGGACTACGTGGTGCCGCTGGTGGTCGAGGAGCCGTCGATCGTGGCCGCGCTGAGCGCCGCCGCCAAACTGGTGCGCGGCAGCGGCGGCTTCACCACCGCGAGCACCCGCCCCTTGCTGATCGGCCAGGTCCAGCTGACCGGCCTGGCCCACTCGGGCAAGGCGCGCACGGCCTTGCTGCAGCGGCGTGACGAGATCATCAACCTGGCCAACAGCCTGCACCCGAACATGGTCGCACGCGGCGGCGGCGTGGCGGACGTCGAGGTACTGATCCACGCCGCGCCGGACGGCGGCCCCGACATGGTGGTGCTGCACCTGCTGGTCGATACCTGCGACGCGATGGGCGCCAACCTGGTCAACACCATGTGCGAGGGCGTGGCCCCACTGGCGGAGGCGATCACCGGCGGCAAGACCTGCCTGCGCATCCTGTCCAACCTGACCGACCGCGCGCTGGTGCGCGCCAGCGCGGTGATCCCGACGCATGCGCTGGCGGGCAAGGGCCACGATGGCGGGCAGGTGCGCGACGGCATCATCCTGGCCAACGATCTGGCCCGGGTCGACCCGTACCGCGCCGCGACCCACAACAAGGGCATCATGAACGGCGTGGACGCGGTGGCGCTGGCCACCGGCAACGACTGGCGCGCACTGGAGGCGGCGGTGCACGCCTATGCCGCGCGCGGCCGGGGTTATCGCGCGCTGACCCGCTGGTCGCGCAACGCGCAGGGCGACCTGGTCGGCAGCATCGAGTTGCCGCTCAAGGTCGGCACCGTGGGCGGTTCGCTGCAGGCGAACCCGATGGTGGCGATCAACCACCGCCTGCTGGGTTCGCCCGGCGCGCGCGAGCTGGCCGAGGTGATGGCGGCCGTCGGCCTGGCGCAGAACTTCTCTGCCCTGCGTGCGCTGGTCACCGACGGTATCCAGCAGGGCCACATGACCCTGCACGCGCGCAGCGTGGCGCTGGCGGCCGGCGCCACGCCGGAGATGTTCGATCAGGTGGTGGAACGCCTGCTGGCCGATGGCGAAATCAAGCTGTGGAAGGCGCAACTGATCGTGGCCGAGCTGGGCGGGCAGGCGGCGCCGGGGCAAGCGGCCCGCGGCAACCGGCGGACCGGCACGCAGGAATGGGCGGCCGGCCACGGCAAGGTGATCCTGCTCGGCGAACACGCCGTGGTGTACGGCCGCCACGCGATCGCCGCGCCATTGCCGCTGGCGATCCGCGCGCACGTGGAGGACGCGCGCGACGGCACCACGCTGCTGATCCCGCGCTGGGGCGTCGAGCAGCGACTGCAGCAGCCGGCGCGGCCGGGTTCCTTCCTGCAGTCCCTGACCTTGCTGCTGGAGCGCCTCGGCCTGGCTCGGCGCGCGCTGCGCATCCAGGTGGTGCCGGAGATGCCCCGAGCGATGGGCCTGGGCGGCTCGGCGGCGCTGGCGGTGGCGGTGATCCGCGCACTCGATCGGCACTGCGCGCTGGGTCTCGACGACGCCAGCGTCTGCGCGCTCGCCTTCGAGTGCGAGAAGATCGCCCACGGCACGCCCTCGGGCATCGACAATACGGTCGCCACCCACGGCCAGGCGCTGCTGTACCGGCGTGGCGAGCCGGCGACGATCCGCCCGCTCGCGCTGAAACAGCCGCTGCCACTGGTGATCGGCCTGAGCGGCAGCGAGAGCCTGACCGCCCGGATGGTGGCGCGCGTACGCCAGGCGTGGCTGCAGCATCCGGCGCGGTACGAGCGCATCTTCGACGAAATCGACGTGCTGACCCGGCACGCGCTCGACGCGCTGGAAGCGCACGACCTGGGCGAGCTCGGCGAACTGATGAACATCTGCCAGGGCCAGCTGAACGCGCTGCAGGTGTCCAGCCGCGAGATCGAGGAACTGGTCCAGCTGGCGCGCGAGCACGGCGCCGCGGGCGCCAAGTTGACCGGCGGCGGTGGTGGCGGCGCGGTAATTGCGCTGTGCCCCGATGGCGGTGCGCGCGTGGCCCGGGCGATGCGCGACGCCGGCTACCAGGCGCTGGAGGTGTCCTTTGGCTGA
- a CDS encoding GNAT family N-acetyltransferase produces MPTLPPPLPQPPRNAPAGAAGVRVRRSVTTDLDALVALELRSFDGDRLSRAQYRRHLDSDSALVLVASANHHLLLGSAVLFFRKGSRMARLYSLATAPEARGRGVGTALLAAVVDAARRRGSRALKLEVRTDNAAAIRLYERHGFRRSGRYAHYYEDGADAWRYEQTLG; encoded by the coding sequence GTGCCGACCCTGCCGCCACCGCTTCCACAGCCACCCCGCAACGCACCCGCCGGCGCCGCCGGTGTGCGCGTGCGGCGGTCGGTCACGACCGACCTCGACGCGCTGGTCGCGCTGGAACTGCGCAGCTTCGACGGCGACCGGCTGAGCCGCGCGCAATATCGCCGGCACCTGGACAGCGACTCCGCCTTGGTGCTGGTGGCCAGCGCCAATCACCACCTGCTCCTCGGCAGCGCCGTGCTGTTCTTCCGCAAGGGCAGCCGCATGGCGCGGCTGTACTCGCTGGCCACCGCGCCGGAAGCGCGCGGCCGGGGCGTCGGCACCGCGCTGCTGGCCGCGGTGGTCGACGCCGCGCGGCGCCGCGGCTCGCGCGCATTGAAACTGGAAGTACGCACCGACAACGCCGCCGCGATCCGCTTGTACGAACGCCACGGCTTCCGCCGCAGCGGCCGCTACGCGCACTACTACGAAGACGGCGCCGATGCCTGGCGCTATGAGCAGACGCTCGGCTGA
- a CDS encoding cold-shock protein: MSDRQSGTVKWFNDAKGFGFITPESGDDLFVHFRAIQGTGFKSLQEGQRVTFIVTKGQKGLQAEEVQAA; the protein is encoded by the coding sequence ATGTCGGATCGTCAGAGCGGTACAGTCAAGTGGTTCAACGACGCCAAGGGTTTTGGCTTCATCACCCCGGAAAGCGGTGATGACCTGTTCGTGCATTTCCGCGCGATCCAGGGCACGGGCTTCAAGTCCCTGCAGGAAGGTCAGCGCGTCACGTTCATCGTCACCAAGGGCCAGAAGGGCCTGCAGGCTGAGGAAGTGCAGGCGGCCTGA
- a CDS encoding M3 family metallopeptidase yields the protein MSDHNPLLAADPLPAFSQIRPEHVEPAVDTILADYRAGIDALTAPGAPHDFGHVMLTQERLEQRLAQAWAPVSHLHAVADSEALRKVYGPAEEKLTEHAIELGQNRDLYAAVKALAEAADFAALPRPERALVEHALRDFKLSGVALEEPARSRFRAIGVELSKLSTEFSNAVLDASEAWHEHVTDERDLAGIPESGRAVLRQYAADQGLDGYLVTLKQPSVQAVLTYADNRGLRERVYWAYQTRASDQGPNAGKFDNSARIERIMALRHEAAQLLGFANAAEESLATKMAASPTEVMEFLHDLAARAKPVAQRELARLREFASTELKLDNLESWDVGYASEKLRQRDYALDEEQLKPYFPLPAVIDGLFGLAGKLYGITLAPREGIDVWHPEVRYYDVRDASGRVFAGAYVDLYARNGKRGGAWMDVCRARFDDGEQRQLPVAFLTCNFAPPTEGKPALLTHDDVLTLFHEFGHGLHHLLTEIALPSIGGIDGVEWDAVELPSQFMENFGWNRQALDLFARHWQTGERLPDELFERMLAARHFHAGLFLVRQLEFALFDFLLHLEYDPAQGARALAVLEEVRKQVAVLHPPAWQRFPHAFSHIFAGGYAAGYYSYLWAELLSADAFGAFEERAGERGSVIDRATGERFRREFLAVGASRPALESFVAFRGRKPEPEALLRSHGLG from the coding sequence ATGAGTGACCACAACCCGCTGCTCGCCGCCGACCCGCTGCCGGCGTTCTCGCAGATCCGCCCCGAACACGTCGAACCGGCGGTCGACACCATCCTCGCCGACTACCGTGCCGGCATCGACGCGCTGACCGCACCTGGCGCGCCGCACGACTTCGGCCACGTGATGCTGACCCAGGAGCGGCTGGAGCAGCGTCTGGCGCAGGCCTGGGCGCCGGTGTCGCATCTGCACGCGGTGGCCGACAGCGAGGCACTGCGCAAGGTCTACGGGCCGGCCGAGGAAAAGCTCACCGAGCACGCGATCGAGCTGGGTCAGAACCGCGACCTGTACGCCGCGGTGAAGGCGCTGGCCGAGGCGGCGGATTTCGCCGCGTTGCCGCGGCCCGAGCGCGCGCTGGTCGAACATGCGCTGCGCGACTTCAAGCTGTCCGGCGTGGCGCTGGAGGAACCGGCGCGTTCGCGCTTCCGCGCGATCGGGGTGGAGCTGAGCAAGCTTTCCACCGAATTCTCGAACGCCGTGCTCGACGCCAGCGAGGCGTGGCACGAGCACGTCACCGACGAACGCGACCTCGCCGGCATCCCCGAATCCGGCCGCGCGGTACTGCGCCAGTACGCCGCGGACCAGGGTCTGGACGGCTATCTGGTCACCCTGAAACAGCCCAGCGTGCAGGCGGTGCTGACCTATGCCGACAACCGCGGCCTGCGCGAGCGGGTGTATTGGGCCTACCAGACGCGCGCCTCCGACCAGGGCCCGAACGCGGGCAAGTTCGACAACAGCGCGCGCATCGAGCGGATCATGGCGTTGCGCCACGAGGCCGCGCAGCTGCTCGGCTTCGCCAACGCGGCGGAGGAGTCGCTGGCGACCAAGATGGCCGCCTCGCCGACCGAGGTGATGGAATTCCTGCACGACCTGGCGGCGCGCGCGAAGCCGGTGGCGCAGCGCGAACTGGCCCGGCTGCGCGAATTCGCCAGTACCGAGCTGAAGCTCGACAACCTCGAATCGTGGGACGTCGGCTACGCGTCGGAGAAGCTGCGCCAGCGCGACTACGCGCTGGACGAGGAACAGCTGAAGCCGTACTTCCCGCTGCCGGCAGTGATCGACGGCCTGTTCGGCCTCGCCGGGAAGCTCTACGGCATCACTCTCGCTCCGCGCGAGGGCATCGACGTGTGGCATCCGGAAGTGCGCTACTACGACGTACGCGATGCGAGCGGCCGCGTGTTCGCCGGCGCCTACGTGGATCTCTACGCACGCAATGGCAAGCGCGGCGGCGCGTGGATGGACGTCTGCCGCGCCCGCTTCGACGACGGCGAACAGCGGCAGTTGCCGGTGGCCTTCCTCACCTGCAACTTCGCGCCGCCCACCGAGGGCAAGCCGGCCCTGCTCACCCACGACGACGTGCTGACCCTGTTCCACGAATTCGGCCACGGCCTGCACCACCTGCTCACCGAGATCGCGCTGCCCTCGATCGGCGGCATCGATGGCGTCGAGTGGGACGCAGTGGAGCTGCCCAGCCAGTTCATGGAGAACTTCGGCTGGAACCGCCAGGCGCTGGACCTGTTCGCGCGCCACTGGCAGACCGGCGAGCGGCTGCCGGACGAGCTGTTCGAACGCATGCTGGCCGCGCGGCACTTCCACGCCGGCCTGTTCCTGGTGCGCCAGCTGGAATTCGCACTGTTCGATTTCCTGCTGCACCTGGAGTATGACCCGGCCCAGGGCGCGCGCGCGCTGGCGGTGCTGGAGGAGGTGCGCAAGCAGGTCGCGGTGCTGCACCCGCCGGCATGGCAGCGCTTCCCGCACGCGTTCAGCCACATCTTCGCCGGCGGCTACGCGGCCGGCTACTACAGCTACCTGTGGGCCGAGCTGCTCAGCGCCGACGCGTTCGGCGCGTTCGAGGAGCGTGCGGGCGAACGCGGCAGCGTGATCGACCGCGCCACCGGCGAGCGCTTCCGCCGCGAGTTCCTCGCCGTCGGCGCCAGCCGCCCGGCGCTGGAGAGCTTCGTCGCCTTCCGCGGACGCAAGCCCGAGCCGGAGGCGCTGCTGCGCAGCCATGGGCTGGGCTGA